cctccggtctctcggccttctcagcttcagtttttgttcagcttctccctgttgtccctttgtcatctatagcacacatggtctcctttcatcagactgcatcattgtctgctgtctctcattgcaggtgtttcatcactgagagggtgcgttctctcatttctctctctccatgtcaaaaacgggatgcctgaaacacatggacagttcagcagagctgcataatgttaagaagccacagccttctgatgttacaggtcctgtattaatttcctgtgttcatttagtctgtgacatgttgtcgctgtaaccagaactgttgccacaatctcttgacaacctgtgatctgacgtgtgcacttgcgtgtctctcaggcaacagaccgaccaatgggaatgatctggctggatgtggcaagtctgagaccatttgacctggtgattccattcaccatccagaaaggagaggtcacaggtaacaagtctacttaataaacagatagtttgagcataatgatgtgtgtgtgtcattgttttgtcctctgctttaggtgaggtccgaatggcatcaggcaaagttgctaagcttgacatcacagacaacaacgatggcacagttgctgacaagtacgctcccacagaggccggtctgcatgagatggatatcaatacgatggcacccacatcccaggtatctgcatatggtcaggagaaatgcgtgggaatgaagtgcatggagaaaatagtttggaaggaagtcactaaccgctctttttctgtctgtcaacaggaagtcccttgcagttctacatggattgcatgaacggtgcctatggccctggccttatccacgatccatctggagatgttccaagactacatgcctggaaacattctgcccgaaacccactgctcagctgcagatattccactggacataggagagcttgacctcataatgacctgtcccctcccaccccctgcatgagactgtacgagcattgagcagctccttcagcagtggacttttacacccacagtgtaggaaggagcgcgaccgcaggtcattcttaccagcagctgtcagactctataatccagtttaacatggttatctcactcatcacctgtttaattgacatatcaaatgttttaattgctgctgctcactttacagcttgtttctacactgtatatttcaccaggatcattcaccccttgtgtaaatatctctgtacacttttatctgtatatctgtgtgtatgtatatagaaccactctgcgtcttccttctatattttatattcctcttgctgtgtaacacccacatttctcatttgtgggataaaaaggtttattctattctatttcaacattaaactcgatactttgtgaaaaagtcaaatatggagattaaaggttccatttcaaggcaaacaaatctattgtcgatgagtctgtaggtgggcggcttgatccaaatatttataatattgacaaaccagcactggtattggtatcagatcgatactagctttgtttctctcttcagtctgtctgtagaccactgaactgtataaatgattttttggaatgaaaaaatcgttaactttccttttccctggggctttgcatcagtcgcctcctcccagcctcatatttctgacagtgtaatcaaacaggtgctttggtttcatcttctccacaactgtatttcccctcatggtggcttcttatcataagtaatgtgccaaaacgttattacttgcatgggctcacagtgggtagttgtgggcgggagtgtgtgagcagggcaaacccacgcttaacctccacagggcaacagaagttttgacctttgatgtccctatatgggcccagatggacaaaattattctggatgggttttctaaaacctgtagtggtccagttctttaacctgagccccaaagggttttctgagcttcctgctcgaaaatgaaatgcccaaattaattgagtgcaattacaaactctgtgtatacaatcgtggtatcaaaagaaagctaacacttgtgaaatgtcatcagaggtgtaaatattgcagcagatattactgtgtcaaagttactgagactggaacacagaaaaagtgagtagattttattcccgcctgattttttatttagtttttttaacatataacccttttaaaaacatgcttcagttcacatttcacaacaaacaaagaaacaaacaacctttatttgtcacatacacaatcatacagggtacaacatgtagtgaaatgcttgtgtctgagctgcagacctttaattcccgaaattcagtataaacatcatctgtgcaaagttttatgtttctaaagtgaaaccgtgaaaattacagcactgccaacacataaatatccagacgttgaacaaaaaggcccaattttgcacacattgaacaccatgtcagttgaattttttaggtattaaacagcagaaattatttaattttattaacaggcctaaaaatactttttgagccaatatttttttctttttttactttttgaagttgaacaactaaagaacaaatatacataataatgaagttatagaaagggcaggaaaaatgtcacagcttgcagtatcttttacaactcatgtatacaaatacaagtcggtaaacaaaaaaggaatacattaggagaaaaaaaacaaaaaaatgattaagaaagaaaaaagggtgctggaggtataaataacgtataaatcaagtgaaacatttgacacagctcttgtgttttacatgctttggaatttgtgctgttctttagattctctagataactgtggtggtttttgtggtcttcttttgcggctctttcagtgaattttagtcagagcgcggtgaagcttggtgtttggaatcggtgatagctctggaagataaccagcctttctttatccggttacatgaggtctgatgaatttgtggttcagttttgtttgtttagtggacttgtgtgcatttacgtaactgctcttttaatcatggcttgttttcgttgtgtttggtgattgtagaaatggtttatatgagattttagcggagatgtgcccacagagtgaatgtaaaatgcaaatgatgcagtagaaacagtctacgtcatttcctggatgctgtacgaaaagtagcggtaagaaatcgaaggcgtgaccgttatgattttgaatataatatctgtgtgtgcgctgagtaagtactgagtaagtactttcaaggcatagaaatgactcaaaatatttataacactgtctttgctcacttatagatcgttagacacacagataacattgcatgtgcatgtggtgtttgaagtactttcaagtacagatgagataacaccttatcatattatcatcgtcagaagtgagcatatacgcacgcactcttatctcttccatgtaaagttttgaatatacccataatccaggtaacgtttgataacagcgcactaatactattagcttaatctaagatatgggtgtcggaataggtgttctcccacttattgcgctaccatgaagtgaggggtacaagttaaactgcccagggttaacatagaaagacaatcatccacactcacattcacacctgcggtcagtttagaatccgaaaaacgatgtgggcttcatagataattggcaaaccttctggaggaaacctggtcttgttaggagagacggcatccatcccactttggatggagcagctctcatttctagaaatatggaccaatttattaaaccccccaaaatatgactatccagagttgggaccaggaagcagagttgcagtcttacacgcctctctgcagcttctctcctcctgctaaccccaaaaacccatctccattgagactgtgtcagctcccaaacagacaaaaaaacaaactaaaaaccagcaataaacaacttaaacataaaaaatcacaaagaaagaacaatacagtatccacatctgaaccaaagagtaaaacagtgaaatgtggattattaaatattaggtctctctcctccaagtctctgttagtacatgacttaataattgatcaacaaatcgatttactctgccttacagaaacctggttgcagcaggatgattatgttagtttaaatgaatcaacacccccgagtcattctaactaccagaaacctcgaagcacaggccgagggggcggtgtggcagcaatttttcacaccagcctatttatcaacgaaagaccaagacagacttttaattcatttgaaagcctgatgcttagcctcgtccaccccagctgtaaaactcagaaaccagtcttacttcttatcatctatcgtccacctgggccttacacagagtttctgtctgatttctcagactttttatctgatttagtgctcagctcagataaaataattattgtgggtgattttaacatccatgtagatgctaagaatgacagcctcaacatggcatttaatctgttattagactcaattggcttctctcaaaatgtaaaagaacccacccaccactttaatcacaccctagatcttgttttaacatatggcatagaaactgaagatttaacagtgtttcctgaaaaccacctcctgtctgatcatttcctgataacatttacatttacaataattgattacacagcagtggagagtagactttatcaaagtagatgtctttctgaaagtgctgtaactaagtttaagaatataatccacccactgttatcatcttcaatgccctgtaccaacatagagcagagcagctatctgaacgctactccaacagaggtcgatcatcttgttaataattttacctcctcactacgtacgactctggatactgtagctccggtgaaaactaaggtctcaaatcagaagtacctgactccgtggtataattctcaaacacatagcctaaagcagataactcgtaagctggagaggaaatggcgtgtcacaaatttcgaagatgatcatttagcctggagaaatagtttgttgctttataagaaagccctccgcaaagccagaacatcttactattcatcactgattgaagaaaataagaacaaccccaggtttctcttcagcactgtagccaggctgacaaaagtccgctctactgagccaaccatccctttaacgttaactagtaatgacttcatgaacttcttcacaaataaaatttatcattagagaaaaattaccaataatcatcccacagatgtaatattatctacagctactctcagtaccattgatattcatttagactctttttctccaattgatctttctgagttaacttcaataattacttcctccaaaccatcaacgtgtcttttagacccattcctacaaaactgctccaagcagtcctgccattaattaatcttcaatcttaaatatgatcaactcatctctaataatcggctatgtaccacaggccttcaaggtggctgtagctaacctttactcaaaaagccatccctagacccagctgtcttagctaattataggccaatctccaaccttcctttcatatcaaacatccttgaaagagtagttgtcaaacagctaacagatcatctgcagaggaatggcttatttgaagagtttcagtcaggtttcagagctcatcacagcacagaaacagctttagtgaaggttacaaatgatcttcttatggcctctgacagtggactcatctctgtgcttctcCTGCTAGACCTAGTgcgcgttcgatactgttgaccataatatcctattagagcaattagaacatgctgtaggtattacaggtactgcgctgcagtggtttgtatcatatctatctaatagactccaatttgttcatgtaaatggagagtcctcttcacacactaaggtcaattatgcagttccacagggttcggtgctaggacaaatgctgtttacattatacatgcttcccctaggcagcatcattagaagacatagcatacattttcactgctatgcagatgacactcagctctatctgtccatgaagccaggtaacacacaccaattagttaaactacaggaatgtcttaaagacataaagacctggatggccgctaactttctgcttcttaattcagataaaactgaggttattgtactcgaccctgaaaatcttagaaatatggtatctaaccagattcttactctggatggcattaccttggcctccagtaacgctgtgaggaaccttggagtcatttttgaccaggacatgtccttcaacgcacatattaaacaaatatgtaagactgctttcttccacttgcgcaacatctctaaaattagaaatatcctgtctcggagtgatgctaaaaaactagttcatgcatttattacttccaggctggactactgtaattcactattatcaggaagtcctaaaaactcactgaaaagccttcagttaatccaaaatgctgcagcaagagtggACTGActggacaggagcagactggaGAGCAGGTGAATTAACTGACTGGAGTggaagctgaacagcaggcaagtgaactgactggagtggaAGCTGGGGCGGAGTTACTTTTGATacaagtaactagtaatgtaactaagttactaatttaaagtaacttacccaacactgctctttactaacacattgtagataagtttattgctggcACAACACAGCTAacagtctcacacactctttagatttgtgaagttttgtgtgtaatgatTTAGTCTCTCACACCTTACCCTTTTCTCACAACAGTGTGATTCCCAAAGTCTGgctcaataaacaaacaaggacTCAAAagtcagaacagaaagatacagttggaagattAATGATCGCGTTTTTATGGGGTGTAGTaaactaccccctcttcttcttctctgtgttgttgttcttgtgtgtgtatgtttgccTTATTAGTCAAAGTATACATTAGCCATactaacaaaaaacattttgaatttcatttagaactgagattctaagttgaaagcagaaatcttatgGCCAGCCAGAagcatgtttccccactttcacaatgctaaggtgtcaaatccacaaccaCCAACAGATGGTTTGTCACACGTGGGCGAGTAAGGCAAGCCACcctttacttacacagcctcacacactatagagattgacagaccactTGACTTTTGCGCATTGCATTGTGGGTACGAGTGGCAACAgaatcaaaacactgcatcaagtGCTAGCATTTCTAGCACCGGTAATCATTAATTCTGCTGTTTTAATCCctacttacattttatttggcccaaaaacagttatgtacaaaacgaCGGAGAAGTCGTTAGTTCCTCTCAGTATAGGAGATGTGCTGAAGTGTCTGAGCCACCCCAGCGACAAACAAATTTCACGGCCGGTGGAACGGCCACGGCATAAGTGGAATGAACAAGGGCGACCCATCTGTAGTAAGTGTGGAGCCAGTGGACACATGGCAAGAGAGTGTCGGGGAATTCCATCCAAGATGGCTTGAAACGATTAATAAATGCCCTCATGATGGGGTGGCACCTCCCCCAGTTAtgtaaaagaaagaagaaaaaagaatctTACAATGGTAGATTGTTTACCTTCTCTAATGCTCCTGGTGTTACCAGATTTTAATTTTCATGTGCCAGTGAGACAGTTTGTGTGGGTTTGTATGGATGATGATCTTGCCGTCAGTACCACCATTAACTCTTGTATGCCATATGTAACCAACTTTAGAGACGTAAAAGTGAATTACAGCACAATAACTACTTGGGCTTGTAATAAGACCCTGGCCAGAATCAGAAGACACAAAATTCGCGAGGAGCCAAAGTAATGAGCAGCAATAGACCCTGTGCATGAGAAAATGATAATTTCCTGTTTTAAGACCGGATGTAGGGTTGTACATTTACGGTAGCTTTATTTTGCAGTCAATTGCTACTGCAAAGGTGGGCTcaaaaatcatgtccaaaatacGAAAACGGAAAGATTACGTTTagttacaaagagcagagggtgggaacactcaccaattgctgtgtcataaaaaaatcaaatgatcaaTTTTGATGTTTGAAGAGCGTAGATCGATTgtttgtttacatcactcagcacaagcagaactgcattactgcatgcagaagacacatcgtccacactcagaagcacatctctgtatagtgacagttcttatgatttaaacaggcaaatgtccagcattcaaactacaggtgaacaatagTCAAAGTCAGATGTTTCCCCGTTATGTCGATATCAGTACACATCTACACAGCATGTCAACAAACCGTGGAAAAAAGCCACAggatataaaaaaatacatgaatgatTGCTGGTAAGGGTCTCTATATATTAGTATTTacgaagggtatgttgtgacttatcTTCacaattacagtggtccctcgctataacgcggttcaccttttgcAGCCTCGCTGTTTCACGGATTCCTGTCTgggaaaagtgtataaagtgtgcaGTGATGGGTTTTacgttttacagccttaaaactaGGGCTGAACGATTATGGAAAATAATCTAATTGCGATTTTTTGCCCCAATATTGCGATTGCGATGCGATATGCGATTATTTTTAAGGTCTTTGTCTTCTGTATTATTAAACAAAGACAAGCAATACATCATATAGTATGGCCAATACTAtattacattaattttaaactgttctttCTTGGAAGACAGACCTCTGTTATGATGACATGAGGTGATGCATGAATTGAtgactgacatttttatttaacttctTCAATCACAACAGTATATTTGAACATACacaatagtttatttttagcttACAAACATCTGAGCATAAAGTGCTGACAAGGAACCCTGgtgtaaacattaaaatgaaagtcaGTACAATGTGCAGATTGCagaaatatacataaaaaatcAGTGGCTTTACCACACTCAGTTTTTCGACATCTGTGAACTACTAGAcagtcattaaattaaaaataatattaaataaataaaactaataaataaaaaatacacacatcttACTGATCTCTGCAGTCAGTAACATTACACATAAAGTGCAAACATAATAGCAattgtataaacacacacacaaacacgcctttaaattaaaattggCTGAACATCTTGATTATCTGCAGTAAGTAACAGCAACACAGCACAAACTAAAGTGCACAATGAGTATGGCTCAGCTAGCCATAATCATCCTAGCTCACAGGTTTTTTGCTAGGAAGACCAGCATATCTACTTTTGCTGGCTTTAAGGATGAGCGAGTGCAGGTCACTATATTCCCTCCAGTGCTGAACAGACGCTCTGAGGGGCACTTGTGgctggcacacacagatatttgcGGGCCATCTTGCACAGTCGTGGAAAGTGAATGTTGTGCACCTTCCACCAGGCTAAGGGATCATCCTCTCCGTCAATGACAGGGGTCAACAGGTAACTATTCAACTCTGCCTCCACGACATCTTCAAGTGGCAGAGGCAAAGCTGAAGAGGCCGCACTGGTTTTAAAAGACTACCAAGAGTCTTCTTTGCCTTTCCCCAGAGGCCTGTGCACTTGGAGAATTTTGAGCAGTTTCAGTGCGAGACCTCTTCTCCTGCCAGATGGGAAGAGAGACATTAGTTTTGCAGTTagcttatatataaatattatgtGTTTGTGGAAATATAATTTTCAAGGATTTACCTGATTATGTGTACGTCTAGCCGATTCCACCATTTCTGTCTTCAGTCGGGCCTTAATGGCAGGAAGGTTGTCTGCGCTGATGTATTGCGTTTTGAACCTAGGGTCCATGAACGACGCAACATCCAAAAGCTCCTGGGTGTTGAGGTCACTATACTTGTCGTTGAGGTATGCCAGGACCTTGGTTTTAATTGATCTAGTCAGATCAGTGTCCTCAGCATCTTCAGCCAAGACTGATGTTGCCAGAAGATGGAGAACTGGCTTGAGGTAGGAGATGCTCACATACTCTTCTCCAGAAAGAGCATCAGTAAATTCGGAGAGAGGATGCAGTGCCTTATGAATGGACTCCAACACTTCAGCATCCTGCCAGGTTGGGATGAGGGAGCGTGCATGTCGGTCACCTGTCAATACCTGCGATATGGCTTTCATCTGTTCCAGCACTCTGGCAATCATTTTCTCTTTGAACCCCATCTTGTAGGGCACTCAGTAATGAGAGAGTGCTCAGGAAGCTTAAGCTCCTTCTGTGCCTCAGTGAGTGCTGCCTTTTTCTTCCAACTGTGCGAGAAGTGTCCCACCAACTTCTTGCACAGCCCAATTGCTCTTGATACTCTACCATCTTTGATTGCATTttctggagggaaaaaaaataaagtaaaagtaaaattagtGTTAGACATACAATTGCAGTTATGATGCAAGGTTTtaccatttctctctctctctcaaattCAAAGTTGCTTTATTAGCATGACTATGGGAACAGTGTTGCCAAAGCTATTGTTACATACATCATGACATACAAGAACATAAGACcataagacaaaaacaaaaaagaaaatacataagaAGAGGTGGGTAAATCAGTGTGGGGTTGACATAACATATCTAGAATTAACAGCAGTAAAGAACAAGATAAATAAtagtgtggtgtgtttgtgGGAGAGAGTGATACACAGGCTCGCgcatacatgcatgcacacgcacgcacacacactcactctctctctctctctctctctctcactctctctctctgagtgaATGGCGGAGTGCATGGAGCTGGGGACGGGAGTGTCGGAGTGAGTGGATTTCTGTTTTCGAGTTCCTCTTTCTATTTTCACTGTCAGGTGTGTTTCTTCTCTCGACACACGgttgttggtgtgttttgtttgttgccgGCTGGTTTGGTAGCTTTTGCTACCGGCTTGGCTTGGCACAATGCCCGCTGTTGAGGGTGGAGCAGAGTTTGAGAAGCTGACACGCCGTCATGCTGTCAAACTTATACCGACTGTGAATTGCTCGGTGGAGGAAGCTGTTTTGGCTGTAGGAGAGGTGGTGGGCTGTGACAGCATGAAATCTGCCTCCCGTTACTATTAGTTAGAAAGCGGGGCTGAGAGGCCTCGTCGCAGCTGagggctgtgtgctcagagTTTGGCAACTACGCCTCCTTCGGACGCGTCGTTGGGACCTGTGGGACAGGATAGCCGGGGTGGTGACCTGGGCACTGAGGGTGCCTTAAATAACTAAAGCTAGGTGTTGGATCCTAGTCGCGGTTGATAACCTGACTGCAGTGTGTGTAGACTGCGTAGTGTGTGTGAAACCGCCGTTAGAATCGGCGTCTCCTTTGAAGTACGGGAgtcaattaaagtaacaaaagaATTCGCgtctaaaagtgtgtgtttggggaaagtgtgagtgtgtgtaggaACTAGAGATTGAGTAAagattgtgtttttgtgctgtatgTGGACGGGAGGCCGTGCCACTAAATGTTGTGTATTCTGAGTTTATTGGGGATTGAATTTGACTGTGTTTTGAGACAGAAGAGAATCGCGGTTAAAGGCTGCGATCTGAAGATCGTGAgtttataattttgttttgttcagttCTAAAAGTGGACATATCCACTCTTCGTGCTGATCAGGGCGTTGTCCTGTATCAGCAGAGAAGGTGTCTCGCAGAAAGTTTGAATGGGACTGTGAGAAgcatgaggtgtgtgtgagccAGCCTCAGGGGCGGGTTCACAGGTGGAACAAAGGAggagtaaatg
This genomic stretch from Oreochromis niloticus isolate F11D_XX unplaced genomic scaffold, O_niloticus_UMD_NMBU tig00006713_pilon, whole genome shotgun sequence harbors:
- the LOC109198653 gene encoding zinc finger BED domain-containing protein 1-like, with protein sequence MGFKEKMIARVLEQMKAISQVLTGDRHARSLIPTWQDAEVLESIHKALHPLSEFTDALSGEEYVSISYLKPVLHLLATSVLAEDAEDTDLTRSIKTKVLAYLNDKYSDLNTQELLDVASFMDPRFKTQYISADNLPAIKARLKTEMVESARRTHNQEKRSRTETAQNSPSAQASGE